The genomic region TCGGCCGGGACCTCGGCGAGCGGTGCATCACGGTGGAGGCCGACCGGCTGCGCCGCATCCCCGAGGTGGTGGCCATCGCCGGAGGGCAGCGGAAGGCGGCGGCGATCGGCGCGGTGCTGCGCTCGGGCCTGGTCACCAGCCTCGTCACGGACACGGCCGCCGCCGACTACCTCCTGACGGAGTTCGCCGCAGGACAGCGCCCGGCGCTGGAGCGGGCCGACCCGGACGACTGACCGCGGGCGCGACGGAGGCCGGGCACCACGAGGTGCCCGGCCTCCGTCATGTCCTGCTCAGCCGCCGCCCGAGCCCAGCCGCGCGTGGTCCGGGCTCACGCCGAGCACGGACTCCTCCAGATAGGCCCCGGGCTCGGCGTACTGGCTGACATCCGCCGGGTTGTAGCGGGGGGTCTGCCGCGACCAGTCCAGATTCCCGCGCATCCAGCTCCGCATCCCGTCGAGATAGGGCACGAGAAGACCCGCCAGCTCCGGGTACAGGCCGAGCAGCTCGGCCTCCGCGGCGAGGAAGCGTTTCGTCTCGCCGGCTATCTCCGCGCACACGTGCTCGAGCGCCTGGCGTTCGCCGTAGCCGCGGTGGTGGCGGACCAGATGGACGAGATTGTGGATCTCTCCCAGCACCTGCTCCTTCTCGTACGAGTAGACGTCGTTCGCCCAGCACACGACGTTGCAGGCCGCTTCGAGGGCCGTGATGAACCGGGCGTCGTTGTGCAGCGACTCGGGCGCCCCGATGCCGGCCACGATCTCGATCAGGTCCATGCACACATGGATGGCCCCGGTGTGCCGGCGCTTGGCGATGTACGTCGCCTCGGACGGCACGACCCCGTCGGCGCGGTTCCCCGCCTCCCAGGTGGTGGCGGTCGTCAGATACGTCATGAGGTGCCAGGTGAAGCGCGTGCGCCAGTGCGGGGCGGCCCTCGGGATCGTACGTTCCCACAGGTCGGCCAGAGCGACGAGCGCGGCAGGCGCCTCCTCGTCCGGCAGGGGCCCGGGAATCCTGCCCTCGATCACGGCGCGCATCCGCTCCACCACGTCGCGTACGCGATCGGGGCTGCGGCCCAGGTGCCCGTCGTCCAGCTGGTCGTCGACGAGGAAGAGCCAGACGAACCAGTCGGCGACCAGGTCGAGGTGCTCGCTGTCGGCGGTCGGGTGGACCATGCCCACGAAGGCGCCGAAGTCGGCCTGCTCGAAGCGCTTCCTGGCCGATTCCCGGTGCACCAGACCCGTGCGCCGTGTCCAGGCGTCGAGGTGCTCACGGGTGTGATCGACGTGCGGATTGCTCCGCTGGGGGAACGGGCAGTAGATGTCGGGCAGTTCGCTCTCCACGGGCGGATCCCCATCCTCTCCGGCCAAACGCGTGACAGGTGTTCCGGGTTCGTGGGCGGTCTCGCGCCTACCGCATGGACCTGCGGATTTGAAGTTACCTGACCCCTCGTCACCCGGTCCAGGGATAGTGATCACGAAGAAGCGAATCCCGTTCGGGTAGGGTCCATGGGTAAGGCAGGTTCCACTTGCCCGGCCCCCGGGCGGCCTCCTTGGAGGAACCGACGAACGCGGGGGTCCATTGCTGTGTCTTCGTGGAAACGACCTGCACCGTTTCGTATGAAAAAATGGGTGTTATGCGTTTTCTTGAGCCCGGCACCGGTCGCTACACGGCCTCCCCTTCGGTCCCCTACGACCTCACGTACGACGATGTCTTCATGGTCCCCGGCCGTTCCGCGGTCGGCTCCCGGCAGGCCGTGGATCTCTCGTCGCCGGACGGCAGTGGCACCACCATCCCGCTCGTCGTCGCGAACATGACCGCCATCGCGGGCCGCCGGATGGCCGAAACCATCGCCCGCCGCGGTGGACTGGTCGTGATCCCGCAGGACATCCCGATCGAGGTCGTCACCGAGGTCATCGGCTGGGTCAAGAAGCGCCACCTCGTGCTCGACACGCCCATCGTGCTCGCCCCCGGCCAGACCGTCGCCGACGCGCTCTCCCTCCTGCACAAGCGGGCCCACGGAGCCGGTGTCGTCGTCGACGCCGAGAACCGTCCGGTCGGTGTCGTCACCGACCACGACCTGACCGGCGTGGACCGCTTCACCCAGCTGTCCGAGGTCATGTCCAAGGACCTGGTCGTGCTCGACGCGGACATCGATCCGCGCGAGGCCTTCAACAAGCTCGACGGCGCCAACCGCAAGCTCGCTCCGGCGGTCGACGCGGACGGCCGGCTCGTCGGCATCCTCACCCGCAAGGCCGCGCTGCGCGCGACGCTCTACACCCCCGCGACGGACGCGGACGGCAAGCTGCGGATCGCGGCGGCCGTCGGCATCAACGGCGACGTGGCGGGCAAGGCCAAGCAGCTCCTGGACGCCGGTGTCGACACCCTCGTCGTGGACACCGCCCACGGTCACCAGGAATCCATGATCAGCGCTGTCGCCGCCGTCAGGGCGCTCGACCCGGCCGTGCCGATCGTCGCGGGCAACGTCGTGGCGGCCGAGGGTGTGCGTGACCTGATCGAGGCCGGCGCCGACATCATCAAGGTCGGTGTGGGTCCCGGCGCGATGTGCACCACCCGCATGATGACCGGCGTCGGCAGGCCGCAATTCTCCGCCGTGCTGGAGTGCGCCGCCGAGGCGAAGAAGCACGGCAAGCACGTCTGGGCCGACGGAGGCGTCCGGCACCCGCGCGACGTGGCGATGGCTCTGGCCGCCGGCGCGTCCAACGTGATGATCGGTTCCTGGTTCGCCGGGACGTACGAGTCGCCCGGCGACCTCCAGCAGTCCGCCGACGGGCGGTACTACAAGGAGTCGTTCGGGATGGCCTCCGCGCGCGCGGTCAGGAACCGCACCTCGGAGGAGTCCGCCTACGACCGGGCCCGCAAGGGGCTGTTCGAGGAGGGCATCTCCACCTCGCGCATGTCCCTCGACCCCACCCGCCCCGGTGTGGAGGACCTGATCGACTCGATCATCGCCGGTGTCCGCTCCTCCTGCACCTACGCGGGAGCGTCCTCCCTGGAGGAGTTCGCCGAGAAGGCGATCGTGGGTGTGCAGAGCGCCGCGGGCTACGCGGAGGGCAAGCCGCTCCACGCCAGCTGGAGCTGATGTCAGAGGGCCGGACGGCCCTCTCGCACGAGTGCCCCTCCCCGCCGACCGTGCGGGGAGGGGCACTTTTCGCATGTGCGCCCGAGGTCATGCGCGCCTGACCGCTTTCACAGGCGAGCACTTCCGTCTCCCCTTCAACATGGTTGAAGGATAAGTAATATGAGCCGCAATCAGCTGCCCGCCCCTCTGCGGTAAGGGATTCCATGAGCTCGTTCTTCACCGACCTGGCCCAGCAGTACATCGACGGCGAGTGGAGGCCGGGGAAGGGGTCCTGGGACATCATCGACTTCAACCCGTACAGCGGGGAGAAGCTCGCCTCGGTCACCGTCGCGACGGCCGGTGAGGTCGACCAGGCCTACCGCGCCGCCGAGCGGGCCCAGCCGGAGTGGGCCGACACCAACCCGTACGCCCGGCGGGCCGTGCTGGAGAAGGCGCTGCGGGTCGTTGAGGAGCGCGAGGCCGAGATAGGCGAGGCGATCGTCGCGGAGCTGGGCGGCACCCGGCTCAAGGCCGGCTTCGAGCTGCACCTGGCCAAGGAGTTCCTGCGCGAGGCGGCCCAGCTCACGCTGCGGTCCACCGGGCAGATACTCCCCTCCCCGACCGAGGGCAAGGAGAACCGCGTTTACCGGCTGCCGGTCGGGGTCGTGGGTGTCATCAGCCCCTTCAACTTCCCCTTCCTGCTGTCGCTCAAGTCGGTCGCGCCCGCGCTGGCCCTCGGCAACGCCGTGGTCCTCAAGCCGCACCAGAACACCCCGGTCTGCGGCGGCACGCTGATCGCCAAGGTGTTCGAGGAGGCGGGGCTCCCCGCAGGCCTGCTGAACGTCGTGGTCACCGACATCGCCGAGATCGGTGACGCCCTGCTGGAGCACCCCGTCCCGCAGGTCATCTCCTTCACCGGCTCGGACAGGATCGGCCGGCACGTCGCGACGGTCTGCGCGGCCAACCTCAAGCGCGCCGTGCTCGAACTCGGCGGCAACAGCGCGCTGATCGTCCTGGACGACGCCGATGTGGACTACGCCGTCGACGCCGCCGTCTTCAGCCGCTACATCCACCAGGGCCAGGTCTGCATGGCGGCCAACCGCATCCTGGTGGACCGCTCGGTGGAGCAGGAGTTCACCGATAAGTTCGTCGCCAAGGTCGCCTCCCTCCGCGTCGGCGACCCGGCGGACCCCGCGACCCACATCGGCCCGCTGATCAGCTCCTCGCAGGCCGACGCCGTGTCCAGGCTCGTCGAGGAGACCGTGGCCGCGGGCGCCACGGCACTGCTGCACGGCCGGGCCGAGGGCAATGTGGTGAGCCCGTCCGTCCTGACCGGCCTCGCCGCCGATTCCCCCGTCCTGCAGCAGGAGATATTCGGGCCGGTGGCCCTGCTCGTCCCCTTCGACGGGGAGGACGAGGCCGTACGGATCGCCAACGACACCCCGTACGGACTGAGCGGCGCCGTCCACACCGGGAACATCGAGCGTGGCGTACGGGTGGGGCAGCGGATCCGTACCGGCATGATCCACATCAACGACGGCACGGTCCACGACGAGCCCATCGTCCCCTTCGGCGGGGAGAAGAACTCCGGCCTCGGGCGCCTGAACGGCGAGTCGATGCTCGAGGCGTTCACCACGCAGAAGTGGATCTCGGTCCAGCACGGCCGCTCGGAGTTCCCCTTCTGACCGGCCGCCCTCGCGGCGAGCGCGCCCCTCGCGGGGCGCGCGTGGTCTACTTCGGGGGCGGTTCCGTGCCGCCCCCGAAACCCTCCGCCGCAGAGAAGTGATCCACCCGAAGTGCGCCTGAACGACCTCGACGAACGCATCGTCCACGCCCTCGCCGAGGACGCCCGCCGCTCCTACGCGGACATCGGCGCCCTCATCGGCCTCTCGGCACCCGCGGTGAAGCGCCGCGTGGACCGGCTGCGCGCCGAAGGGGCCATCACGGGCTTCACCGTGCGGGTCGACCCGGCGGCGCTCGGCTGGGAGACCGAGGGGTTCATCGAGATCTACTGCAGCCGCAACACCGCCCCCGAGGCGATCAAGCGGGGCCTCTCCGCGTATCCGGAGATCGCGTCCGCGTCCACGGTGACGGGCGACGCCGACGCGGTCGTGCAGGTCTTCGCCGCCGACATGCGCCACTTCGAGCAGGTCCTGGAGCGGATCGCGGGCGAGCCGTACGTCGAGCGGACCAAGTCGGTCCTCGTGCTCTCGCCGCTGCTGCGGCGGTACTCCTCCTCCGGCCCGCCCGCCTGACCTCGTACGGGCGTCGGGGGAGCCGGGCCCCAGACCTGCGGGCGGGTTCGGGGGAGACCGAAATCACTCGTCCGGCCCGCGTGGGCGTCCCACGCAACAAATCACCGTGACGGCCGCTTTCCGCGCAACGGATCGACGGTGCACGCGCAACAAACGCGCCTTGTCCGCCGTGAGCCCCGGGCCGTACCTTCAATACGTCTCCCCACCCCGCCCGTCCCGCCGAGGTCAGCCATGCCGCCGTTGCGTACCGCCCTGCTCCAGAGCTCGGGGCGTTCCGGCTCCGTGGACGACAACCTCGCGGCGCTCGACGAGGCCGCCGCCCGGGCCGCCGCGGCGGGGGCCCGGCTGCTGGTCTGCCCGGAGCTGTTCCTCACCGGATACGCCATCGGTGACGCCGTCCCCGAGCTGGCCGAACCCGCGGACGGCCCCGCCGCACGGACCATCGCCGCTATCTCAGTACGCCACGGCATCGCCATCCACTACGGGTACCCGGAGCGGGCGGGCGAGGCGGTCTTCAACGCGGCACAGCTCATCGGCCCCGACGGGGCGCCGCTCGCCAACTACCGCAAGACCCACCTCTACGGCGGCTTCGAGGAGAAGTGGTTCACCCCCGGCGAGCAGCCCGTGGTGCAGGCCGAGCTGGACGGCGTACGGGTCGGGCTGCTGATCTGCTACGACGTCGAGTTCCCGGAGAACGTACGCGCGCACGCCCTGGCCGGGACCGAGCTGCTGCTGGTGCCGACCGCGCTGATGCACCCCTACACATTCGTCGCCGAATCCGTCGTGCCGGTCCGCGCCTTCGAGAGCCAGCTCCACATCGCGTACGTCAACAGGGCCGGCAGGGAAGGCGAGTTCGACTTCGCGGGGCTGAGCTGTCTGGCCGGCCCCGACGGCACGGTCCGCGTCCGCGCCGGGCGCGGCGAGGAACTCCTCGTCGGCGAGGCCGACCCCGGACTGCTCGCCGCCTCGCGCGCGGCCAACCCGTACATCGAGGACCGGCGGCCGGGTCTGTACGGCTCCCTGGTCTGAGCACCCGCCCCCCGTCCCACGCTTCCCCGCAAGGAGTCCGCACCCCATGACGTCCACGGTGCCCAACGCCGTCCAGCACACCGACGCGCAGCCGCCGATCACCATGTTCGGGCCGGACTTCCCGTACGCCTACGACGACTTCCTCGCCCATCCGGCGGGCATCGGGCA from Streptomyces sp. QL37 harbors:
- a CDS encoding terpene cyclase, which translates into the protein MESELPDIYCPFPQRSNPHVDHTREHLDAWTRRTGLVHRESARKRFEQADFGAFVGMVHPTADSEHLDLVADWFVWLFLVDDQLDDGHLGRSPDRVRDVVERMRAVIEGRIPGPLPDEEAPAALVALADLWERTIPRAAPHWRTRFTWHLMTYLTTATTWEAGNRADGVVPSEATYIAKRRHTGAIHVCMDLIEIVAGIGAPESLHNDARFITALEAACNVVCWANDVYSYEKEQVLGEIHNLVHLVRHHRGYGERQALEHVCAEIAGETKRFLAAEAELLGLYPELAGLLVPYLDGMRSWMRGNLDWSRQTPRYNPADVSQYAEPGAYLEESVLGVSPDHARLGSGGG
- a CDS encoding GuaB1 family IMP dehydrogenase-related protein; translated protein: MRFLEPGTGRYTASPSVPYDLTYDDVFMVPGRSAVGSRQAVDLSSPDGSGTTIPLVVANMTAIAGRRMAETIARRGGLVVIPQDIPIEVVTEVIGWVKKRHLVLDTPIVLAPGQTVADALSLLHKRAHGAGVVVDAENRPVGVVTDHDLTGVDRFTQLSEVMSKDLVVLDADIDPREAFNKLDGANRKLAPAVDADGRLVGILTRKAALRATLYTPATDADGKLRIAAAVGINGDVAGKAKQLLDAGVDTLVVDTAHGHQESMISAVAAVRALDPAVPIVAGNVVAAEGVRDLIEAGADIIKVGVGPGAMCTTRMMTGVGRPQFSAVLECAAEAKKHGKHVWADGGVRHPRDVAMALAAGASNVMIGSWFAGTYESPGDLQQSADGRYYKESFGMASARAVRNRTSEESAYDRARKGLFEEGISTSRMSLDPTRPGVEDLIDSIIAGVRSSCTYAGASSLEEFAEKAIVGVQSAAGYAEGKPLHASWS
- a CDS encoding aldehyde dehydrogenase family protein, with protein sequence MSSFFTDLAQQYIDGEWRPGKGSWDIIDFNPYSGEKLASVTVATAGEVDQAYRAAERAQPEWADTNPYARRAVLEKALRVVEEREAEIGEAIVAELGGTRLKAGFELHLAKEFLREAAQLTLRSTGQILPSPTEGKENRVYRLPVGVVGVISPFNFPFLLSLKSVAPALALGNAVVLKPHQNTPVCGGTLIAKVFEEAGLPAGLLNVVVTDIAEIGDALLEHPVPQVISFTGSDRIGRHVATVCAANLKRAVLELGGNSALIVLDDADVDYAVDAAVFSRYIHQGQVCMAANRILVDRSVEQEFTDKFVAKVASLRVGDPADPATHIGPLISSSQADAVSRLVEETVAAGATALLHGRAEGNVVSPSVLTGLAADSPVLQQEIFGPVALLVPFDGEDEAVRIANDTPYGLSGAVHTGNIERGVRVGQRIRTGMIHINDGTVHDEPIVPFGGEKNSGLGRLNGESMLEAFTTQKWISVQHGRSEFPF
- a CDS encoding Lrp/AsnC family transcriptional regulator encodes the protein MRLNDLDERIVHALAEDARRSYADIGALIGLSAPAVKRRVDRLRAEGAITGFTVRVDPAALGWETEGFIEIYCSRNTAPEAIKRGLSAYPEIASASTVTGDADAVVQVFAADMRHFEQVLERIAGEPYVERTKSVLVLSPLLRRYSSSGPPA
- a CDS encoding carbon-nitrogen hydrolase family protein; translation: MPPLRTALLQSSGRSGSVDDNLAALDEAAARAAAAGARLLVCPELFLTGYAIGDAVPELAEPADGPAARTIAAISVRHGIAIHYGYPERAGEAVFNAAQLIGPDGAPLANYRKTHLYGGFEEKWFTPGEQPVVQAELDGVRVGLLICYDVEFPENVRAHALAGTELLLVPTALMHPYTFVAESVVPVRAFESQLHIAYVNRAGREGEFDFAGLSCLAGPDGTVRVRAGRGEELLVGEADPGLLAASRAANPYIEDRRPGLYGSLV